In Streptomyces paludis, the genomic stretch TCGAGTCCGGCGGGCTGGTCTCCCTGCTCAGCGAGACGCTGCCGGGGCTGGACGAGGAGGTCGTCGAGAAGGTCGCGCGCAATCTCCACGACCTCGACGCCGTACGGGACGAGCTGGGCCGCCTGGAGCGGACCGACGTCGCGCTGCGCACGTTCCTCACCACGTACCGCGGCTATCTGGCCGGGGTCCTGCTGCGCGGCTCCGAGGGCGTACGGCAGGAGCTGGACGCGCTGGGGCGCCGCCGCCGGGAGACCGGGGACGCCGCGAAGCGTACGGGCGAGCTGCGCGCGCGGGAGGCCGAGGCGGACGCGCGGCTGGTCTCCCTCGGCGAGGAGCGGCAGGCCGCCGCGGCCGAACTCGCCGCGCTGCGCGCCAGCGAGGGATACCGCTCGATCGAGGAGCTGTCCGAGCGCCGGAGTACGGTCACGGCGCTGCGTTCGGCCGCCGACGCGGCGTTCGGCGCGCTGATCAGGGCGCACAGCGCCGAGGAGGCGGCGGGTGAGCGGCTGACGCAGGGGGCCGAGCGGCTGCGCGGCCGGCTGGGCGAGCTGGCCACGGAGCACCGCGCGCTGCTCGGGCAGGCCGAGCGGGCCGGGCTGCCCGGCGGCCATCTGGGCGAGCCGGTCGCCCTGGAGCGTACGGAGGCCACCGGGACCGGCGGCGGGACCGGGACCACGGCCAGCGGCGTCGGACCCGGCGCCGGAGCCAAGCCCCCGGCCGGCCCCGGGCGCTTCGAGCTGACCGGCCCGGACGGCGACACCCGGACCGTCCGCCACACACCGGTGTCCGGCGTGGACGCGGTGGCCGCCGAGTCCGCCCTGCGCGCCTGGCGCGAGCAGTTGGAGGGCGCCGGGTCCGTCGCGCGCAACCGGCTCAGGACGGTCCAGGACGTCGGCCGGCTGGCCGGGCGGGCCCGCGAGGCCAAGGCGGAGGCGGCGCGCGCGGACGCCCACCGGGAGCGCCTCGAAGAGGACACGGAACGGGCCGCGGGCCGCCTTGAGGAGAGCCGCGAAGCGGTCGCCCAGGAGAGCGCGGCCTACGCGCGCGAGGTGGCCGCGTGGGCGGCGCGCGCGGCAGCGGCGGCCGGGCCCGACGGCCCGCCCCTGGACGCCGTGACCGCCGCCGTACGCCACGAGACCTCGCCCTACGCGCCGTACGCGGAGCGCGTGCTGCCCGCCGGGGCCGACACGGACGCGGAGGACGCGGCCCGCGCCGCCCTGGACCCGTACGCCGAGGAGCTGACCGGCCGCCGGGACGCGCTCGCGGTCGCCGTGAGCCGCGCCGAGGAGGAGCGGGACCGGCTGGCCGGGGAGCAGCGGGAGTGGGAGCGGCGGACGGATCCGGAGCCGCCCGTTCCGTATCACCGTGCCGCCCCGCGCGCGCCGGGTACCGGAGCGCCGTTGCACCGGCTGGTCGACTTCGCCGAGGGCCTCTCCCCGTCCACCCAGGCCGGGTTGGAGGCGGCGCTGGAGGCGAGCGGGCTGCTGGACGCCTGGATTCCGGCGGACGGCGCGCTCATCGACCCGCTGACCTGCGACACACTGCTCCGCCACATCCTGCTCCAGCCCGGCCTGCCCGCGCCGTCGTGGCCGACGCTGGCCGAGGCGCTGCGGCCGGCCGCCGATCCGGCGAGCGGCGTCAGCGCGGAGCGCGTCGCGCGCGTGCTGGCCGCCGTCGCCCTCGTACCGGCGGAGGACACCGCGACGGCCACCTCGGCGGCCAGCGCCGTGTACTACGACGGCAGTTGGCGGCTCGGCGCCCTGCGCGGACGGCACATGAAGAGCGGCGCGGAGTACGTGGGCGCCGCCGTCCGCGCCGAGACCCGCCGCCGCAGGCTCGCGGAGCTGGCGGAGCGGCTCGCCGAGGTCGGGCTGCGGCTGGCCGCCGACCGCGAGCGGCTGGCCGGGAGCGAGGCGCGGCGCCGCCGACTGGCGCTCGTCTGGCGGGAGTTCCCCCGTACGCGCCGGCTGGCGGGCGCGTGGACGCGGGCCGAGGGCGACGAGGCCGCCGTACGGGACCTGACCGGCCGCACGGCCCGCGCCGCCCGCCTCGCCGAGGAGGCGCGTACGGAAGCGGTCGCCGCGCGCGCGGTGGCCGAGGCGGAGGCCGGCGCCCACGACCTGCCGACCGACCCCGACGGCCTCGCCCGCGTGGCGACCGCGCTGACCACGCTGACCGGCGGGCTCGACCAGCTGGGCCGGGCCGTCCGGGGCACGGCCGAGGGACTCGGCGGCAGCCGCGCCGAGCTGGCGGGGTACGAACGGGCCCGCGCCGACCGGACGGAGACCCACGGCGAGTACGCGGCCCGGCTCGACGAGCTGCGCCCGGCCCGGCAGGCGCTCCGTACGCTCGAAGAGACCATCGGCGCGGCCAAGGACGAGATCCTGGCCCGCGAGGAGCGCACCGAGCACCGGATCAAGGCCGCCGACCGCGCCCTCCCGGAGGCCAGGGGCGCGCTGGACGAGCTGCGCGCGGAGCGGGTGCGCGCGGAGGAGAGCGAGAAGCGCCACCGCGAGGAACTCGTGGGCCAGGAAGCCGCGGTGATGGCGGCGGGCAGCCGGCTGCGCGGCGCGCTCGCCCGCCCGGAGGTGGTGCGCGGCGCCGCCCTGGACACACGGGCCGTGCCGACGGCGGCGTCCCCCGGCCAGGACCCGGCGGCGGACGCCCGCAGCCGCGTACGGGCCCTGCGCGAACTGGCCGACGCCGTACGGGACGCGCTGACCGGCGCGGTACGCGGCGAGGCGCCGACGCGCGGAGAGACGCCCGCACGCGGCGAAGTGTCGGCGCGCGGCGAAGTCTCGGCACGCGGCGAGGTCTCCGACAGCATCCTGCTCAAACGGCACACGGAACTGCGCGACCAACTGGCCGGCGGTTACGACGCGCAGCTCGACGAGCACGACGGCATCAAGATCTGCCGGCTGGTCGACGACCACGGCCACCACGACGTGGCGCAGGTCGGCGAGCGCATCGCGGACAAGGCCGCCGAGGCGCGAGGCCGCCTCACCGACCGCGAGCGCGAGGTCTTCCAGCGCTTCCTCACCGGCGAGCTGGGCGACCATCTGTCGACCCAGGTCATCGCCGCCGCCGGGCTGGTCGCCGCACTCAACGACACGCTGCGCACCGTAAGGACGTCGCACGGCCTCGGGGTGGAGCTGCGCTGGAAGCTCAACGAGGACGTCGACGCCGACGTACGGGCGGCGGTCGGGCTGCTGAGCAGCCCCTCGGGGCTGCGCACCCGCGAGGAGACCGAGCGGCTGCGCGAGGTGCTGCAACGCCGGATCGAGGACGCGCGCCGGGCCGACCCGTCGGCCGGTTACGCCGCGCATCTGCGCACCGCGCTGGACTACCGCGACTGGTTCCGCTTCCACACCTACGTGGTCGAGGACGCGGCCCCCCAGCGC encodes the following:
- a CDS encoding TIGR02680 family protein, with protein sequence MTQDRQLQDRQDRQDRQPQGVPPLAVPLPAQRTPTQRTAAPATARFRLHRAGIRNVWQYDEQEFAFGAGRLLLRGKNGAGKSKALEMLLPYLLDGDSRALDATGTGRTTLAWLMLDGFERTNRLGYLWVEFRMATPGGGDRYLTLGAAIRASQSSKRAVPAFFVTPMRVGADLHLVDAGKPLPVDRLKEAVGAENVTERAVEHRARVARELFGITDTARYRNLTQLLHRLRRPTVGDRIESGGLVSLLSETLPGLDEEVVEKVARNLHDLDAVRDELGRLERTDVALRTFLTTYRGYLAGVLLRGSEGVRQELDALGRRRRETGDAAKRTGELRAREAEADARLVSLGEERQAAAAELAALRASEGYRSIEELSERRSTVTALRSAADAAFGALIRAHSAEEAAGERLTQGAERLRGRLGELATEHRALLGQAERAGLPGGHLGEPVALERTEATGTGGGTGTTASGVGPGAGAKPPAGPGRFELTGPDGDTRTVRHTPVSGVDAVAAESALRAWREQLEGAGSVARNRLRTVQDVGRLAGRAREAKAEAARADAHRERLEEDTERAAGRLEESREAVAQESAAYAREVAAWAARAAAAAGPDGPPLDAVTAAVRHETSPYAPYAERVLPAGADTDAEDAARAALDPYAEELTGRRDALAVAVSRAEEERDRLAGEQREWERRTDPEPPVPYHRAAPRAPGTGAPLHRLVDFAEGLSPSTQAGLEAALEASGLLDAWIPADGALIDPLTCDTLLRHILLQPGLPAPSWPTLAEALRPAADPASGVSAERVARVLAAVALVPAEDTATATSAASAVYYDGSWRLGALRGRHMKSGAEYVGAAVRAETRRRRLAELAERLAEVGLRLAADRERLAGSEARRRRLALVWREFPRTRRLAGAWTRAEGDEAAVRDLTGRTARAARLAEEARTEAVAARAVAEAEAGAHDLPTDPDGLARVATALTTLTGGLDQLGRAVRGTAEGLGGSRAELAGYERARADRTETHGEYAARLDELRPARQALRTLEETIGAAKDEILAREERTEHRIKAADRALPEARGALDELRAERVRAEESEKRHREELVGQEAAVMAAGSRLRGALARPEVVRGAALDTRAVPTAASPGQDPAADARSRVRALRELADAVRDALTGAVRGEAPTRGETPARGEVSARGEVSARGEVSDSILLKRHTELRDQLAGGYDAQLDEHDGIKICRLVDDHGHHDVAQVGERIADKAAEARGRLTDREREVFQRFLTGELGDHLSTQVIAAAGLVAALNDTLRTVRTSHGLGVELRWKLNEDVDADVRAAVGLLSSPSGLRTREETERLREVLQRRIEDARRADPSAGYAAHLRTALDYRDWFRFHTYVVEDAAPQRRRKLTGRTGLSQGEQRVLSYLVLFAAAAAHFTTLGEAAPHAPRLILLDDAFAKVDEPTHGRLGRILVDLDLDFVLTSERLMGNWPEVPSLHIYECLRDPHVRGVATLHYTWNGRQRRLVPT